A stretch of Halomonas elongata DSM 2581 DNA encodes these proteins:
- a CDS encoding FecCD family ABC transporter permease, which yields MLNQRVSRIAGLLLGLVLVAAAFTASVMLGTTEIAPPTFVQALMHYDPARVAHIIIVTERLPRAVIAALVGASLAIAGALMQTMTRNPLASPGILGINAGAMFFVVIAVSLLPLHTPAEYVWAALLGALVAACLVVMLSRGRQGELSPLRVVLAGVAITAMFVSFSQGLLIIDRQSFESVLYWLAGSVSGRELSLVVPLLPLFGGALLLCALLVRHANALLLGDDMAEGLGMRAGTIKLLLGLVVILLAGSSVALAGMIGFVGLIVPHMARGLFGVDHRWLLPACALLGASLLLLADVASRFLMPPQDVPVGVMTALIGTPFFIYLARRKQA from the coding sequence ATGCTGAACCAGCGTGTTTCACGGATCGCGGGGCTGCTGCTGGGGCTGGTGCTGGTCGCGGCAGCCTTCACGGCCAGCGTCATGCTGGGCACCACGGAGATTGCCCCGCCGACCTTCGTCCAGGCGCTGATGCACTACGACCCCGCTCGGGTCGCGCATATCATCATCGTCACGGAACGCCTGCCACGCGCGGTCATCGCCGCCCTGGTCGGCGCCAGCCTGGCCATCGCCGGCGCCCTGATGCAGACCATGACCCGTAATCCCCTGGCCTCGCCGGGTATTCTGGGGATCAACGCCGGAGCCATGTTCTTCGTGGTCATCGCCGTCTCGCTACTGCCCCTCCACACGCCGGCCGAGTATGTCTGGGCGGCGCTGCTGGGAGCCCTGGTCGCGGCCTGTCTGGTGGTGATGCTGAGCCGCGGTCGCCAGGGCGAGCTGTCGCCGCTGCGGGTCGTTTTGGCGGGCGTGGCCATCACCGCCATGTTCGTCTCGTTCAGCCAGGGCCTGCTGATCATCGACCGCCAGAGCTTCGAGAGCGTGCTGTACTGGCTGGCCGGCTCTGTCTCCGGGCGCGAGCTGTCGCTGGTGGTGCCGCTGCTGCCGCTGTTCGGCGGCGCCCTGCTGCTTTGTGCGCTGCTCGTCCGCCACGCCAATGCCCTGCTGCTGGGCGACGACATGGCCGAGGGCCTGGGCATGCGTGCCGGCACCATCAAGCTGCTGCTCGGCCTGGTGGTGATCCTGCTCGCCGGCAGTTCGGTCGCACTGGCCGGCATGATCGGCTTCGTCGGGCTGATCGTGCCCCACATGGCCCGGGGGCTCTTCGGCGTCGACCACCGCTGGCTGCTGCCGGCCTGTGCCCTGCTGGGCGCCAGCCTGCTGCTGCTGGCCGATGTGGCCTCGCGCTTCCTGATGCCCCCGCAGGATGTACCGGTGGGCGTGATGACCGCCCTGATCGGCACGCCCTTTTTCATCTACCTGGCACGCAGGAAGCAGGCCTGA
- a CDS encoding FecCD family ABC transporter permease has product MTHSASLKQQGDGTVDARATRYPGIAALLVLVLLASMGLSLSLGSFPTPFGRVLDALVEPRASDIAFIVWELRLPRILLAVLVGAALAVAGAILQGIVRNPLASPDVIGITSGAALAAVAFMASFGAGLSLHWLPASALLGALLSALLVFLLAWQRGIAPSRMVLVGIGLSAAMGAVTTLLIVVSDDAAAMTAYVWLTGSLYAAQWQDVLGMLPWLLIAIPLCLTRARHMDAMALGDHVALGLGVNVLRSRLLLMACSVALAGAAVAFAGGLSFVGLIAPHIAARLVGRGFARLVPTAALVGALIVLYADLLGRVAFLPEDLPAGIFVSGVGAPFFVYLLHRTRHRRY; this is encoded by the coding sequence ATGACTCATTCCGCTTCCCTGAAACAGCAGGGCGATGGCACCGTCGATGCCCGCGCGACCCGCTATCCGGGTATCGCCGCCCTGCTCGTGCTGGTCCTGCTGGCCAGCATGGGCCTGTCACTGAGCCTGGGCAGTTTCCCCACCCCGTTCGGCAGGGTGCTGGACGCGCTGGTCGAGCCCCGGGCAAGCGACATCGCCTTCATCGTCTGGGAACTACGCCTGCCGCGCATCCTGCTGGCCGTGCTGGTGGGTGCGGCCCTGGCCGTGGCCGGTGCCATCCTCCAGGGCATCGTGCGCAATCCGCTGGCCTCCCCGGACGTGATCGGCATCACCAGCGGCGCCGCCCTGGCCGCCGTGGCCTTCATGGCATCGTTCGGCGCCGGCCTGAGCCTTCATTGGCTGCCGGCCTCCGCGCTGCTCGGCGCGCTGCTGTCCGCCCTGCTGGTATTCCTGCTGGCCTGGCAGCGGGGCATTGCGCCCTCGCGCATGGTGCTGGTCGGTATCGGGCTCTCCGCCGCCATGGGAGCCGTGACCACCCTGCTGATCGTGGTCAGCGACGATGCCGCCGCCATGACAGCCTATGTATGGCTGACCGGCAGCCTCTATGCCGCCCAATGGCAGGACGTGCTCGGCATGCTGCCCTGGCTGCTGATCGCCATCCCCCTGTGCCTGACCCGGGCGCGGCACATGGATGCCATGGCGCTCGGCGATCACGTGGCCCTGGGACTGGGCGTGAACGTCCTGCGCAGCCGGCTGCTGCTGATGGCCTGCAGCGTGGCACTGGCGGGGGCGGCCGTGGCTTTCGCCGGAGGACTCAGCTTCGTGGGTCTGATCGCTCCCCACATCGCCGCCCGCCTGGTGGGGCGGGGCTTCGCCAGGCTGGTCCCCACCGCCGCCCTGGTCGGCGCCCTGATCGTGCTCTACGCCGATCTCCTCGGCCGGGTGGCCTTCCTGCCCGAGGACCTGCCCGCCGGCATCTTCGTCTCGGGCGTGGGCGCGCCCTTCTTCGTCTATCTCCTGCATCGAACCCGGCACCGCCGTTACTGA
- a CDS encoding RraA family protein codes for MFHIAPRQDTITAQQRQRYRTLATSTLGHFTDFGAITSLSPIQRPVRLLGTAVTVRIPHVDGSIIREALKMACPGDVLVIDVSGDHRRACWGEFRAYAALRKQLAGVVTNGAITDWDALSRLNLPIYSRTTSPLTTRALELEGEINTPVAIDGVTINPGDLVVGDDDGLFIIPPQRADALADAAENKQVQEEEKRNAVEAEFPEWFR; via the coding sequence ATGTTTCATATCGCACCCCGTCAGGACACCATCACGGCACAGCAACGGCAACGCTATCGAACCCTTGCCACCTCCACCCTGGGACATTTCACCGACTTCGGCGCCATCACCTCCCTCTCCCCCATCCAGCGGCCTGTCCGACTTCTCGGCACGGCCGTGACGGTCAGGATTCCCCATGTCGACGGCAGTATCATCCGCGAGGCCCTGAAGATGGCCTGCCCGGGTGATGTGCTGGTGATCGATGTGTCCGGCGACCACCGGCGTGCCTGCTGGGGCGAGTTCCGGGCCTATGCGGCGTTGCGCAAGCAGCTCGCGGGTGTCGTCACCAACGGCGCCATCACCGACTGGGACGCCCTTTCCCGGTTGAACCTGCCCATCTACTCACGGACGACCAGCCCGCTGACCACCAGAGCATTGGAACTGGAAGGCGAGATCAATACCCCGGTCGCGATCGACGGCGTCACGATCAATCCGGGCGACCTGGTGGTAGGCGACGACGATGGGCTCTTCATCATTCCGCCGCAGCGTGCCGACGCACTGGCCGACGCCGCAGAGAACAAACAGGTACAGGAAGAGGAAAAGCGAAACGCCGTCGAGGCCGAATTCCCCGAGTGGTTCCGCTGA
- a CDS encoding IucA/IucC family protein produces the protein MEPFNAQHHAQAQIMQSLVDGLLVEGMLDDLGAVWQDASRADDWLIRLPVFQALDGGHCSRWFWIWPQDRHQGVVMLLQPGIVQAWEKVPRTPVILVDHESGEWTPLDPVAFMRRVFGADDDQALEQGQKVFLEALSDSLWQAESSVEHRVETRDLLRRDTAEHFAIMEQWASLLDRPYHPTAKAKQGLSEDEYRAYMAEFNAPITLRWVAIARDRVMTGAGVEEDGPVPVAWLVGDEGRQALEQEMNSRGLARTHIAIPVHPWQHEHALPHWLESAFAAGDCVSLASVTEPWLATSSLRSLAPTTASPHYLKLPMAIHSLGASRYLPAVKMFNGDLSARLLHQAREKDTRLAEGLYLCDEGKWWAYMPEGATLFDEAPRHLSAMVRSYPSALLEDSSVRLVPMATLGTPLPGGEHHVFDDWLAQRGMTASPDSVQALLGELCDTFFDINLRMFRLGMLAEVHGQNAVLVFREGRCDGLLLRDHDSLRISVARLERYGMQDPCYCIKPGHSNTLYHDSLEALLFWLQTLAIQVNLRAIIETLADHYALPARNLWREMATRLEARIDAIPFDDRDRGMLKAQLFEREQWPYKRLITPIIERAGGPGSMPFGTSATCNPFVRVGLPDAAMPAEALNEA, from the coding sequence ATGGAACCTTTTAATGCCCAGCACCATGCCCAGGCGCAGATCATGCAGTCGCTGGTGGATGGTCTGCTGGTAGAGGGCATGCTGGATGACCTTGGCGCAGTCTGGCAGGACGCCTCCAGGGCCGACGACTGGCTCATCCGGTTGCCGGTGTTCCAGGCCCTGGATGGAGGCCATTGCTCACGGTGGTTCTGGATCTGGCCGCAGGATCGGCACCAAGGCGTGGTCATGCTGCTGCAGCCCGGTATCGTCCAGGCATGGGAAAAGGTGCCCCGGACCCCGGTGATCCTGGTGGATCATGAGAGCGGGGAGTGGACGCCACTCGATCCGGTCGCCTTCATGCGCCGTGTCTTCGGTGCCGACGACGATCAGGCCCTGGAGCAGGGACAGAAGGTGTTTCTCGAGGCGCTGTCCGACAGCCTCTGGCAGGCGGAAAGCTCGGTGGAGCACCGGGTGGAGACACGCGACCTGCTGCGCCGCGATACGGCCGAGCATTTTGCGATCATGGAGCAGTGGGCGTCGTTGCTCGACCGACCCTACCACCCCACGGCGAAGGCCAAGCAGGGGCTCAGCGAGGACGAGTATCGAGCCTATATGGCCGAGTTCAATGCGCCCATCACGCTGCGCTGGGTCGCGATCGCCCGCGACCGGGTGATGACCGGCGCCGGTGTCGAGGAAGACGGCCCGGTGCCGGTGGCATGGCTCGTCGGCGACGAGGGCCGTCAAGCGCTGGAGCAGGAGATGAACTCGCGGGGGCTGGCTCGGACCCACATCGCCATTCCCGTGCATCCCTGGCAGCACGAGCATGCGCTGCCCCACTGGCTGGAATCGGCCTTCGCGGCGGGCGACTGCGTCTCGCTGGCCTCGGTCACCGAGCCCTGGCTCGCGACGTCCTCGCTGCGTTCGCTGGCCCCGACCACGGCGAGTCCGCATTACCTGAAGCTGCCGATGGCCATCCATTCCCTGGGTGCCTCGCGCTACCTGCCGGCGGTCAAGATGTTCAATGGCGATCTAAGCGCCCGCCTGTTGCACCAGGCCAGGGAGAAGGATACCCGGCTCGCCGAAGGGCTCTACCTGTGCGATGAAGGCAAGTGGTGGGCCTACATGCCGGAGGGAGCGACGCTGTTCGACGAAGCCCCGCGACACTTGTCCGCCATGGTGCGCAGCTACCCCAGCGCGTTGCTGGAGGACTCGAGCGTGCGCCTGGTGCCCATGGCCACCCTGGGAACGCCGCTGCCGGGCGGCGAGCACCATGTGTTCGACGACTGGCTGGCACAGCGTGGCATGACGGCCAGCCCCGACTCGGTTCAGGCGCTGTTGGGCGAGCTGTGCGATACGTTCTTCGACATCAACCTGCGCATGTTCCGGCTCGGCATGCTGGCGGAAGTGCATGGCCAGAATGCCGTTCTGGTGTTCAGGGAAGGTCGCTGTGACGGGTTGCTGCTGCGCGATCATGACTCGCTGCGGATCAGTGTCGCGCGCCTGGAGCGGTACGGCATGCAGGATCCGTGCTACTGCATCAAGCCCGGTCACTCCAACACCCTTTACCACGACAGTCTCGAGGCCCTGCTGTTCTGGCTTCAGACCCTGGCGATACAGGTCAACCTGCGGGCGATCATCGAGACGCTGGCGGATCATTACGCGCTGCCGGCCCGGAATCTCTGGCGGGAGATGGCGACTCGCCTCGAGGCCCGGATCGATGCGATCCCCTTCGACGACCGCGACCGCGGGATGCTCAAGGCGCAGCTCTTCGAGAGGGAACAATGGCCCTACAAGCGTCTCATCACGCCGATCATCGAGCGCGCCGGGGGCCCGGGCAGCATGCCCTTCGGTACCAGTGCGACCTGCAATCCGTTCGTTCGGGTGGGGCTGCCCGATGCGGCAATGCCAGCCGAGGCGCTGAACGAGGCCTGA
- a CDS encoding HpcH/HpaI aldolase family protein produces the protein MLRTNRLKRALAEGREVHGVMASLPTAASIELIAEAGFDFVVIDTEHVLINPETVEHMIRTAESYRLTPLVRVADADPKTLLRLLDGGAQGIVLPRVEDPETLERAVAACKYAPEGERSLNAGRPGSFGKSSLAEYVVQANREIMVVAMIESRQGVARIEAICGVPGLDMVLEGAADLSQSMGVTWQPGHPDVVQALEEVQRTASARQLPYCAFLRHPDAKARWQACGVNAFMLGDERGIAFRALQKALGEARAPEQHGTSRS, from the coding sequence ATGCTGAGGACCAATCGATTGAAGCGGGCGCTGGCCGAAGGGCGGGAAGTCCATGGTGTCATGGCCTCCCTGCCCACGGCCGCCTCCATCGAGCTGATCGCCGAGGCGGGCTTCGACTTCGTGGTGATCGATACCGAACACGTGCTGATCAACCCGGAAACCGTCGAGCACATGATTCGTACCGCCGAGAGCTACCGGCTGACGCCGCTGGTGCGGGTAGCCGACGCCGATCCCAAGACGCTGCTGCGTCTGCTCGACGGCGGAGCCCAGGGAATCGTGTTGCCCAGGGTGGAAGACCCCGAGACCCTCGAGCGGGCCGTGGCCGCGTGCAAGTATGCGCCGGAAGGCGAGCGCAGCCTCAATGCCGGGCGTCCCGGCTCCTTCGGCAAATCCTCCCTGGCGGAATACGTCGTGCAGGCGAATCGGGAGATCATGGTGGTCGCCATGATCGAGAGCCGCCAGGGTGTGGCGAGAATCGAGGCGATTTGCGGGGTGCCGGGCCTCGACATGGTACTGGAGGGGGCGGCGGACCTGTCCCAGTCCATGGGCGTGACCTGGCAGCCCGGACACCCCGATGTCGTCCAGGCGCTGGAGGAGGTCCAGCGCACGGCGAGTGCACGGCAGCTTCCCTATTGCGCCTTCCTGCGTCACCCGGACGCCAAGGCCCGATGGCAGGCGTGCGGCGTCAACGCCTTCATGCTGGGCGACGAGCGCGGCATCGCCTTTCGCGCCCTGCAGAAGGCGCTCGGCGAGGCCAGGGCGCCTGAACAGCACGGGACCTCCCGTTCATGA